From the Montipora capricornis isolate CH-2021 chromosome 2, ASM3666992v2, whole genome shotgun sequence genome, one window contains:
- the LOC138022483 gene encoding uncharacterized protein has translation MVSLTEQPWFIGLVAGLAALILVLLCIIVVFCTLWARKDRIRKRENRLRRLSSRLEQDQIIMGMNASNTLPLGSPNNNSNWFLKERPPEEMRASTLTRAAGNEPFVVGRSLSRYSRELDGSRSSTGNRYIRSYSDSEWKRGSMPVLSPYRPEPPNVAEERMVRLGMIAPRTHEATGQYPMGYMTAPHPARGKDGRRKSSGNVLMPVRESDVWEMENNPQPSQFAFPKEDYNTNGAAWYRSKSLDGHNLMSPQYNYPRHGPQIHPSQTTPRKISTGVSPGHSPTGVPSTITEEQEPEKLKRIQRVGVPILPD, from the exons ATGGTTTCATTGACAGAGCAGCCGTGGTTCATTGGCCTCGTCGCTGGCTTAGCCGCATTAATATTGGTTCTGCTATGTATCATCGTTGTATTTTGCACTCTATGGGCAAG AAAGGACAGGATTAGAAAACGTGAAAATCGATTGCGAAGACTGTCTTCTCGTCTTGAGCAGGATCAAATCATTATGGGTATGAATGCATCGAATACTTTGCCCCTGGGTTCCCCAAACAACAACTCCAACTGGTTTCTTAAAGAAAGGCCACCGGAAGAGATGCGAGCAAGTACTCTAACAAGAGCAGCCGGAAATGAACCATTCGTTGTTGGGAGGTCCCTATCAAGGTATTCGAGAGAACTTGACGGATCCCGATCCTCTACTGGAAATAGATATATTAGGTCCTATAGTGACTCTGAATGGAAGCGAGGAAGCATGCCTGTCCTCTCACCGTATCGACCAGAACCACCAAATGTCGCCGAGGAGAGAATGGTCAGACTGGGAATGATCGCACCAAGAACACATGAAGCCACTGGACAGTATCCTATGGGGTACATGACAGCTCCTCATCCGGCAAGAGGGAAAGATGGGAGGAGAAAGTCCAGTGGCAATGTACTGATGCCTGTAAGGGAAAGCGATGTATGGGAGATGGAAAACAACCCACAGCCATCACAATTTGCATTTCCAAAGGAGGATTACAACACCAATGGAGCGGCATGGTATCGGTCAAAATCCCTGGACGGTCACAACTTGATGTCCCCTCAGTATAACTATCCACGACATGGACCACAAATACACCCGTCTCAAACCACACCTAGAAAGATCTCAACCGGAGTAAGTCCTGGTCACTCCCCAACTGGTGTTCCAAGTACAATAACTGAAGAACAAGAACCCGAGAAACTGAAAAGGATACAACGTGTTGGTGTACCAATTTTGCCTGATTAA